A region of Mammaliicoccus sp. Dog046 DNA encodes the following proteins:
- the frr gene encoding ribosome recycling factor, with protein sequence MADVIQDTKSKMNKTIESFSRDLAAIRTGHANANLLERVNVEYYGAPTPIQQLAGISVPEARLLVVQPYDKSSVEDVLKAINAANLGVNPTSDGTVIRISVPALTEERRKELVKEAKKEAENAKVAVRNIRRDSNEDLKKQEKNGDITEDDLRNQTDNVQELTNDFIKQIDDLTAQKENDILEV encoded by the coding sequence ATGGCAGATGTAATTCAAGACACAAAGTCGAAAATGAACAAAACAATTGAAAGTTTTAGTAGAGATTTGGCAGCAATTAGAACTGGTCATGCAAATGCGAATCTTCTAGAAAGAGTTAATGTGGAGTATTATGGTGCACCGACACCAATACAACAATTAGCAGGAATTTCAGTACCAGAAGCACGCTTATTAGTTGTTCAACCTTACGATAAATCTTCTGTTGAAGATGTATTAAAAGCAATTAATGCTGCTAACTTAGGTGTTAACCCTACAAGTGATGGTACAGTTATTAGAATATCTGTTCCTGCATTAACTGAAGAACGCAGAAAAGAACTTGTAAAAGAAGCTAAAAAAGAAGCTGAAAATGCAAAAGTAGCTGTGCGTAATATCCGTCGTGATTCAAATGAAGATTTGAAGAAACAAGAGAAAAACGGTGATATTACTGAAGATGATTTAAGAAATCAAACAGATAATGTTCAAGAACTAACTAATGATTTCATTAAACAAATTGATGATTTAACTGCTCAAAAAGAAAATGACATTTTGGAAGTTTAA
- the rseP gene encoding RIP metalloprotease RseP, whose amino-acid sequence MIYTILAFIFVFGLLVTVHEYGHMFFAKRAGIMCPEFAIGMGPKIFSYKKNETLYTIRLLPVGGYVRMAGDGLEQNPLTPGMHIAIKLNENNEITHVIMDDQHKFQQIEHLEVKDSDFDNDIFIEGIASSDEERHHYKIAREAYFVQGGDLIQIAPKDRQLMSKKPYQRFLTLFAGPLFNFILAFVIFIGLAYWQGVPTNEPVFGDLQKDGPAQTVGIKKGDEIKSVDGKEINKFTDLQPIFKEKKTSPVEIKVDRDGKEKTFKVAAKKNKVEVSKGKYETNYLIGVAQPTEHTLFGPLLAGIEKTIVAGQYIFHAVLNLIGSIFTGGFSFDMLNGPVGIYSNVDSVVKQGFVTLMGFTALLSVNLGIMNLLPIPALDGGRILFVFYEMIFRKPINKKAEMVMLSIGAVFLIFVMIMVTWNDIQRYFM is encoded by the coding sequence GTGATTTATACTATATTAGCATTTATATTTGTATTTGGTCTCTTAGTGACTGTGCATGAATATGGACATATGTTTTTTGCTAAAAGAGCAGGAATCATGTGTCCTGAATTTGCAATAGGCATGGGACCAAAAATCTTTTCATATAAGAAAAATGAAACACTTTATACAATTAGGTTATTACCAGTAGGTGGATATGTTCGAATGGCCGGAGATGGTCTTGAACAAAATCCTTTAACACCTGGTATGCACATCGCAATAAAATTAAATGAAAACAATGAAATTACGCATGTGATCATGGATGACCAGCATAAATTTCAACAAATAGAACATTTAGAAGTTAAAGATAGTGATTTTGATAATGATATTTTCATTGAAGGAATTGCTTCTAGTGATGAGGAAAGACATCACTACAAAATTGCGAGAGAAGCTTATTTTGTTCAAGGTGGCGATTTAATTCAAATTGCACCTAAAGATAGACAATTGATGAGTAAGAAACCTTATCAAAGATTTTTAACGTTATTTGCGGGTCCATTATTTAACTTTATATTAGCTTTTGTAATATTTATTGGTTTGGCGTACTGGCAAGGTGTACCGACAAACGAACCTGTCTTTGGAGATTTACAAAAAGATGGACCAGCCCAAACTGTAGGTATTAAAAAAGGTGATGAAATCAAGTCTGTTGATGGTAAAGAAATTAATAAATTCACAGACCTTCAGCCGATTTTTAAAGAAAAGAAAACATCTCCAGTTGAAATCAAAGTAGATAGAGACGGTAAAGAAAAAACATTTAAAGTCGCGGCTAAGAAAAATAAAGTAGAAGTAAGTAAAGGTAAATATGAAACAAATTACCTAATTGGCGTTGCACAACCAACTGAGCATACATTGTTTGGTCCATTATTAGCTGGTATTGAGAAGACGATTGTAGCAGGACAATATATATTCCATGCTGTACTCAATTTAATCGGTAGTATTTTTACAGGTGGATTCTCATTTGATATGTTGAATGGTCCAGTCGGTATTTATAGCAACGTAGATTCAGTAGTTAAGCAAGGTTTCGTAACATTAATGGGCTTTACTGCATTATTAAGTGTAAACTTAGGTATTATGAATTTATTACCAATACCAGCACTAGATGGTGGTAGAATATTATTCGTATTTTATGAAATGATATTTAGAAAACCAATCAATAAAAAAGCTGAAATGGTAATGCTTTCTATAGGTGCAGTATTCTTAATATTTGTCATGATCATGGTTACATGGAATGATATCCAACGTTACTTCATGTAA
- the pyrH gene encoding UMP kinase: MTKNSKYKRVVLKLSGEALAGDSGFGINPVVIKSIAQQVSEVATMDCEVAVIVGGGNIWRGKTGSDLGMDRGTADYMGMLATVMNALALQDSLEQLECDTRVLTSIEMKQVAEPYIRRRAIRHLEKKRVVIFAAGIGNPYFSTDTTAALRAAEVEADVILMGKNNVDGVYSADPKVDPSAEKYERLTYIQMLQEGLQVMDSTASSFCMDNDIPLVVFSIMEEGNIKRAVQGEEIGTIITK; this comes from the coding sequence ATGACTAAGAATTCTAAATATAAACGCGTCGTTCTAAAACTAAGCGGTGAGGCATTAGCTGGAGATTCTGGCTTTGGTATTAACCCAGTAGTAATTAAAAGTATTGCTCAACAAGTGTCAGAAGTAGCAACTATGGACTGTGAAGTTGCAGTTATCGTTGGTGGAGGAAACATTTGGAGAGGTAAAACAGGAAGCGATTTAGGAATGGATCGTGGAACTGCAGATTATATGGGAATGTTAGCAACTGTTATGAATGCATTAGCATTGCAAGATAGTTTAGAACAATTAGAATGTGATACACGTGTATTAACTTCAATTGAAATGAAACAAGTCGCAGAACCATATATTAGACGACGTGCAATTCGACACTTAGAGAAAAAGAGAGTCGTTATATTTGCTGCTGGAATAGGCAATCCATACTTCTCTACAGATACAACTGCAGCTTTAAGAGCAGCTGAAGTTGAAGCTGATGTTATCTTAATGGGTAAAAATAATGTTGATGGTGTATATTCTGCAGATCCTAAAGTAGACCCAAGTGCAGAAAAATATGAAAGATTAACATATATTCAAATGTTGCAAGAAGGATTACAAGTAATGGATTCAACTGCTTCATCATTCTGTATGGACAACGATATCCCACTTGTTGTATTCTCAATTATGGAAGAAGGAAATATTAAACGTGCCGTTCAAGGTGAAGAAATCGGTACAATTATTACAAAATAA
- the dxr gene encoding 1-deoxy-D-xylulose-5-phosphate reductoisomerase: MKHIAILGASGSIGQQALDVIREHQDQFKLVAFSVGKNVAYAQNIIKEFKPELVSVQNAEDIDKLKHLDVEVEYGEEGLMRVATYSKSDLLLNSIIGSIGLKPTMAAIESGIDIGLANKETLVVAGELIMRRAKEKRVQIIPVDSEHSAIFQCLNGESKKHVNKLIITASGGSFRDLTREDLKKVTVEDALNHPNWSMGQKITIDSATMMNKGLEVIEAKWLFDLNVDQIETVLHKESIIHSMVEFNDTSVIAQLGTPDMRTPIQYAFTYPDRLPRDAEKLNLAQIGQLNFKEMDWQRFKCIRFAYDAIKIGGTMPVVLNAVNEVAVSKFLNNEISFLEIEAMIEKEMKSHQVIEHPDLDTILNIDAAYKSKDYGV; encoded by the coding sequence ATGAAGCATATAGCTATTCTTGGTGCGAGTGGTTCTATTGGTCAACAAGCGTTGGATGTCATACGAGAACATCAGGATCAATTTAAACTAGTGGCTTTCTCTGTTGGGAAGAATGTTGCATACGCACAAAATATCATAAAAGAATTTAAACCTGAACTTGTTTCTGTACAAAATGCAGAAGATATTGATAAATTAAAACATTTAGATGTTGAAGTTGAATACGGTGAAGAAGGATTAATGCGTGTAGCAACGTATTCTAAATCAGATTTACTGTTAAATTCTATTATTGGAAGTATAGGATTGAAGCCAACAATGGCAGCTATTGAGTCAGGTATTGATATTGGATTAGCAAATAAAGAAACACTTGTTGTTGCAGGTGAATTGATTATGCGTAGAGCGAAAGAGAAGCGAGTTCAAATTATACCTGTTGATTCTGAACATTCAGCGATATTCCAATGTTTAAATGGCGAATCTAAGAAACATGTGAATAAGCTCATTATCACAGCTAGTGGAGGGTCTTTTAGAGACTTAACACGTGAAGATTTAAAGAAAGTTACTGTGGAAGATGCTTTGAATCACCCTAATTGGTCCATGGGACAAAAAATCACAATCGATTCAGCGACAATGATGAATAAAGGTTTAGAAGTTATTGAAGCGAAATGGTTATTCGATTTAAATGTGGATCAAATAGAAACAGTATTACATAAAGAGAGTATTATTCATTCAATGGTTGAGTTTAACGATACAAGTGTAATTGCGCAATTAGGTACACCGGATATGAGAACACCGATTCAATATGCGTTTACTTATCCAGATAGATTGCCTAGAGATGCAGAAAAATTAAACTTAGCACAAATTGGTCAATTGAATTTTAAAGAAATGGATTGGCAACGTTTTAAATGTATACGTTTCGCTTATGATGCAATCAAAATAGGCGGAACAATGCCAGTCGTTTTAAATGCGGTTAATGAAGTCGCAGTAAGTAAATTTTTAAACAATGAAATATCATTTTTAGAAATTGAGGCAATGATTGAAAAAGAAATGAAATCGCATCAAGTCATAGAGCATCCAGATTTAGATACGATACTAAACATTGATGCAGCTTATAAATCTAAGGATTACGGGGTGTAA
- a CDS encoding phosphatidate cytidylyltransferase: MKTRTISAIVAMAIFLPVVIYGRLPVVILAYLLALIALKEILNMNKLSIVSVPGFLSIISLCIILIPQEVIHNDIRIQLQLLIVMSFLMLSYTVMSKNRFNFMDAAFCVLSVTYIGIGFMYFYETREHGLQFILFALLVVWLTDTGAYIFGRLFGKHKLWPLISPNKTIEGFIGGILSSLIVAVIFGQSFDMDVSLWLLIPLTMLLSMFGQLGDLVESGLKRHFGVKDSGNVMPGHGGILDRFDSFIFVLPLLNLFLFQM; the protein is encoded by the coding sequence ATGAAGACGAGAACTATATCTGCAATCGTTGCAATGGCTATATTTCTTCCTGTAGTGATTTATGGAAGATTGCCAGTTGTCATATTAGCGTATTTACTTGCTTTAATTGCGTTAAAAGAAATTTTAAATATGAACAAATTATCAATTGTTTCAGTACCTGGATTTTTATCTATTATTTCATTATGCATCATTCTAATACCGCAGGAAGTTATTCATAATGATATACGGATTCAACTTCAATTACTTATTGTAATGAGCTTTTTAATGTTAAGTTATACTGTTATGTCAAAGAACAGATTTAACTTTATGGATGCAGCCTTCTGTGTTTTATCGGTAACTTATATAGGTATCGGGTTTATGTATTTTTACGAAACTCGTGAACACGGATTACAATTCATACTCTTTGCTTTATTAGTTGTTTGGTTAACAGATACTGGTGCATATATATTTGGACGTTTATTTGGTAAACACAAATTATGGCCATTAATCAGCCCTAATAAAACGATTGAAGGTTTTATTGGCGGTATTTTATCAAGTTTGATCGTAGCGGTAATATTTGGACAATCATTTGATATGGATGTATCATTATGGTTACTTATTCCGTTAACAATGTTATTAAGTATGTTTGGACAATTAGGTGACCTAGTTGAATCTGGATTAAAGAGACATTTTGGAGTAAAAGATTCGGGCAATGTTATGCCGGGACATGGTGGTATATTAGATAGATTTGATAGTTTTATTTTTGTATTACCATTGTTAAACTTATTTCTATTTCAAATGTAA
- a CDS encoding isoprenyl transferase gives MIKKYIKQKQQVNSQDKEMTVPEHIAIIMDGNGRWAKSKKMPRIKGHYEGMQTVKKITRKANDLGIKYLTLYAFSTENWARPDDEVKFLMKLPVDFLKTFLPELIEKNVKVTTIGFTDALPKHTKNAIEEAIEKTKHNTGLNLVFALNYGGRAEILNAVKELYHEIEEGELSIDDLNEDHLMRHLFTSDIPDPELLIRTSGEERLSNFLIWQSSYSEFIFTKTLWPDFDEQSLIDCLKIYQSRQRRFGGL, from the coding sequence ATGATAAAAAAGTATATAAAACAAAAACAACAAGTTAATAGTCAAGACAAAGAAATGACAGTTCCCGAACATATAGCAATCATTATGGATGGTAACGGACGATGGGCAAAAAGTAAAAAAATGCCTCGTATTAAAGGACACTATGAAGGCATGCAAACCGTAAAAAAAATCACACGAAAAGCAAATGACTTAGGTATTAAATATTTAACGTTGTATGCATTTTCAACAGAAAACTGGGCTAGACCAGATGATGAAGTGAAATTTTTAATGAAATTGCCAGTAGATTTTCTTAAAACATTTTTACCTGAACTAATCGAGAAAAATGTAAAAGTAACTACAATAGGTTTTACTGATGCGCTACCAAAGCATACTAAAAATGCAATTGAAGAAGCGATCGAAAAGACCAAACATAACACTGGTTTGAACCTTGTATTTGCCTTGAATTATGGTGGGAGAGCTGAAATTTTAAATGCTGTTAAAGAACTGTACCACGAAATTGAAGAGGGTGAACTATCAATTGATGATCTAAATGAGGATCATTTAATGCGACACTTATTCACTTCTGATATTCCAGATCCTGAATTGTTAATACGTACTTCGGGTGAGGAAAGACTGAGCAATTTCTTAATTTGGCAATCATCTTATAGTGAATTTATATTTACTAAAACGTTGTGGCCAGACTTTGATGAACAATCATTAATCGATTGTTTGAAAATTTATCAGTCAAGACAGCGTAGATTTGGTGGGCTGTAA